The Desulfuromonas acetexigens genome has a segment encoding these proteins:
- a CDS encoding sensor histidine kinase — protein sequence MYRNSTSRRQSRRIPLKIAGIYAVIGTAWILLSDRALSALVADPSLTARLQTYKGWFYVLATSALLYLLVRRHTRALGTQFEEIRTIFDSLNAIVYVADLETYELLHLNRLGEELSGTRDWRGKRCFEVLQADQRGPCGFCSNSRLELGGQARAPYSWVFRNTRNQRWYQCIDKAIPWSDGRLVRLEIAIDITESRELEELKDQMLSAVSHEMRTPMTAILGFTEFMLEEEGSAEERRGYLEAMHREGQRLNRLIDNFLRLGRLKSQRESLHRERLHPQELLAPLAKKYAQASPRHPLRLEIAEGTGPFWGEAEDLALVIDNLLANALQYSPEGGEIVLGAKSRGDEVLLWVKDPGIGIEAGELERIFVPFFRVDNSDQRRTSGVGLGLPLAREIVSRHQGRIWAESAPASGSTFYVALPGAAGTSVAPAPESPSRGD from the coding sequence ATGTATCGCAATTCCACAAGCCGCCGGCAAAGCCGCCGGATTCCCCTGAAGATCGCCGGCATCTACGCGGTCATCGGCACCGCCTGGATTCTCCTCTCCGACCGGGCGCTCTCGGCCCTGGTCGCGGACCCTTCGCTTACGGCCCGCCTGCAAACCTACAAGGGCTGGTTTTACGTTCTCGCCACCTCCGCCCTCCTTTATCTGCTGGTCCGCCGCCATACCCGGGCCCTCGGCACCCAGTTCGAGGAAATCCGCACCATCTTCGACTCCTTGAACGCCATTGTCTATGTCGCCGACCTGGAGACCTACGAACTCCTGCACCTCAATCGCCTCGGCGAAGAGCTGTCGGGAACCCGCGACTGGCGCGGCAAGCGCTGTTTCGAAGTGCTGCAAGCGGACCAGCGGGGGCCCTGCGGCTTTTGCAGCAACAGTCGCCTGGAACTCGGTGGCCAGGCTCGCGCCCCCTACTCCTGGGTTTTCCGCAATACCCGCAACCAGCGCTGGTACCAGTGCATCGACAAAGCCATCCCCTGGTCCGACGGCCGGCTGGTCCGCCTGGAAATCGCCATCGACATTACCGAAAGTCGGGAACTCGAAGAGCTCAAGGACCAGATGCTGTCGGCAGTCAGCCACGAAATGCGCACCCCCATGACCGCCATCCTTGGCTTCACCGAGTTCATGCTCGAAGAGGAAGGTTCCGCCGAAGAGCGGCGCGGCTATCTCGAAGCCATGCATCGGGAAGGACAACGCCTGAACCGCCTGATCGACAACTTTCTGCGCCTCGGCCGCCTCAAGTCGCAGCGGGAGAGCCTCCACCGCGAACGCCTGCATCCCCAAGAACTCCTCGCCCCCTTGGCGAAAAAGTACGCCCAGGCCTCCCCCCGGCACCCGTTGCGCTTGGAGATCGCGGAGGGGACCGGTCCTTTTTGGGGGGAAGCGGAAGATCTCGCCTTGGTCATCGACAACCTGCTGGCCAACGCCTTGCAGTACTCTCCCGAGGGTGGAGAAATCGTCCTCGGGGCCAAGTCTCGGGGGGATGAAGTCCTGCTTTGGGTCAAGGACCCCGGCATCGGCATCGAAGCAGGAGAACTGGAGAGGATTTTCGTCCCCTTCTTCCGGGTCGACAACAGCGACCAGCGCCGGACCAGTGGCGTCGGTCTGGGACTGCCCCTGGCACGGGAAATCGTCTCGCGCCATCAGGGCCGGATCTGGGCGGAAAGCGCCCCGGCGAGCGGCAGTACCTTCTATGTGGCCCTGCCGGGGGCTGCGGGGACATCGGTCGCGCCGGCTCCGGAAAGTCCGTCCCGGGGCGATTAG